The proteins below are encoded in one region of Sulfolobus islandicus Y.N.15.51:
- a CDS encoding IS110 family RNA-guided transposase, whose protein sequence is MELKVTNKAFAIDISQSKLTAAKGELVVEQEKSAVYVKEVKEFNHDNEGIEELIKFLGEYKEGIIEATGIYYFYLHEKLTEKGYKVTVINPLHLTEILGKKTDKLDAQRLLVAHMTGVIKGSYIPTGEIMELRELTRYRESLVEKTTQVKNEIRKILEFAGYKIQPFDKKGRKLLEKLVKGEGLSKEEKEELKEKLGRNLNDAEKLALKQLVELLKNLEKMIKEVEDMIISKIPKPVIELSKIPGIGLISAATIYAEFGDVSRFSSSKAARAYASFAPKTKQSGDSESHSGMIRGNKYLRRALYLVAKVARGLEPFKGYYERLIARGKSVTQATCALAGKLASICYHVIKDGVYKGVVKKSFRIPRGKEVNVKDFDVGDALDSLSP, encoded by the coding sequence ATGGAATTAAAAGTTACAAACAAGGCCTTCGCAATTGATATTTCACAAAGCAAACTAACAGCAGCAAAGGGAGAACTAGTAGTAGAACAAGAAAAATCAGCAGTATACGTCAAGGAGGTAAAGGAATTCAACCACGACAACGAGGGAATAGAGGAACTAATTAAATTCCTAGGAGAATATAAGGAAGGAATAATAGAGGCAACTGGAATATATTACTTCTACCTACACGAAAAACTAACGGAAAAAGGATACAAGGTAACAGTAATAAACCCACTACACCTAACAGAAATACTAGGGAAAAAGACAGACAAACTCGACGCACAAAGGTTACTAGTAGCACACATGACCGGAGTAATCAAGGGATCATACATACCAACAGGAGAAATAATGGAGCTAAGAGAACTAACGAGATATAGGGAAAGCTTAGTAGAGAAGACAACACAAGTAAAGAACGAGATAAGGAAAATATTAGAATTCGCGGGATATAAAATACAACCATTCGACAAGAAGGGAAGAAAACTACTTGAAAAGCTAGTAAAGGGGGAGGGACTAAGCAAGGAAGAGAAGGAGGAACTAAAAGAAAAACTAGGGAGAAACTTAAACGACGCGGAAAAACTAGCGTTAAAACAATTAGTTGAACTGTTAAAAAACTTGGAGAAAATGATTAAGGAGGTTGAGGATATGATAATTTCCAAGATTCCAAAACCAGTAATTGAGTTGAGTAAGATCCCCGGAATTGGTTTGATTAGTGCTGCAACTATTTACGCTGAGTTCGGTGATGTTTCCCGTTTTTCCAGTTCTAAGGCTGCTAGGGCTTATGCAAGCTTTGCACCCAAAACTAAGCAGAGTGGTGATAGCGAGTCTCACTCCGGTATGATTAGGGGTAATAAGTATTTGCGTAGAGCTCTCTACTTGGTTGCCAAGGTTGCTAGGGGTCTTGAGCCTTTTAAAGGGTATTATGAGAGGCTTATTGCTAGGGGGAAGAGTGTTACTCAAGCTACTTGTGCTCTTGCCGGAAAGCTTGCAAGCATTTGTTATCATGTTATAAAGGACGGTGTTTACAAGGGAGTTGTCAAGAAGAGTTTTAGGATTCCTAG
- a CDS encoding encapsulin, giving the protein MFSNDPSTLTRKEKFDKEEAVRAIRNAIAAEIDAINFYLQQNKYIDDEKLRKVHEDITREEMTHFGEFLRLLYQLSPEDFSYFKKGWEEASKLIGESKDFPLIQPTPSESRKDPIVSWIIEGIMSNRVVRNIGNMIKYESTTVPFSEVKEDSGDTVQSKSVTLYEVPLISSQVKFYSGQKNDSRRTAIVAGKSFAKTENQLLLKNHLLSPLKMGSQITASDWNISGNILLDVLKAYENLAKEGFGKDIYVLISSSNYSKTFRVVDRTGTYEIEMIKEIGNVIPTDIVNNDEIYIISKQGFDILVFSEANVEYLSKERDYEVYLITEQIAPRLISSSASCRITQKTS; this is encoded by the coding sequence TTGTTCTCTAATGACCCCTCTACTTTAACTAGAAAAGAAAAATTTGACAAAGAGGAAGCTGTCAGAGCTATAAGAAATGCGATAGCTGCTGAGATCGATGCTATAAACTTTTATTTACAACAAAATAAATATATAGATGACGAGAAGTTAAGAAAAGTACATGAGGATATAACTAGGGAGGAGATGACTCATTTTGGGGAATTCCTAAGATTGCTATACCAACTTTCTCCAGAGGATTTCAGTTATTTTAAAAAGGGATGGGAAGAAGCCTCCAAACTAATTGGAGAAAGTAAGGATTTTCCTTTAATTCAGCCCACACCTAGCGAGAGTCGTAAAGACCCTATAGTGAGCTGGATAATTGAGGGAATTATGTCAAATAGAGTAGTAAGAAATATAGGAAATATGATAAAATATGAATCTACTACTGTACCTTTTTCAGAAGTAAAAGAAGATTCGGGTGATACGGTTCAAAGCAAAAGTGTGACACTATATGAAGTTCCATTAATTAGTTCTCAAGTTAAATTTTATTCGGGTCAGAAGAACGATTCAAGAAGGACAGCTATAGTGGCTGGTAAATCTTTTGCTAAGACAGAGAATCAACTATTGCTAAAGAATCATCTGTTATCCCCTCTAAAAATGGGCTCGCAAATAACCGCATCTGATTGGAATATTTCTGGAAATATTCTACTCGATGTTCTAAAAGCGTATGAGAATTTAGCTAAAGAGGGATTCGGGAAAGATATTTACGTATTGATATCTAGCTCAAACTATTCTAAAACATTTAGGGTAGTTGATAGAACTGGGACCTACGAAATTGAAATGATAAAGGAGATAGGAAATGTAATACCTACGGACATTGTCAATAATGATGAAATTTACATAATTAGTAAGCAGGGATTTGACATTTTAGTTTTCTCTGAAGCTAACGTTGAATACTTGTCCAAAGAAAGGGATTATGAGGTATATTTAATCACAGAACAGATTGCACCTAGATTAATAAGTAGCTCAGCATCTTGTAGAATTACACAAAAAACATCATGA